In Pseudosulfitobacter pseudonitzschiae, the sequence GCCTTGCCCGTGGCGGGTGGGCTGGCGTCGACGATCACGCTGGTGCGCCCCGCGCTTAACCGTGCATAGCCCATCGACAGCCCGTCCGGTTGGCGGGTCTTGATCCCGCTGGCCGCCAGTGCGTGATCCAACCAGCCCTCTTGCCCGCGTCCGCCACCGTGAAACCGTGCCAGCGCGCCATCAGAATGGCGCAGGGTGCGCAGGGTCGGGGCCACACGTTCGATGACATCCAGATGCGCGGCAGGCGCCTCGCGCCCCGCCTCGCTCAGTGTCGCGGCGGCCCATGTCAGCAGGGTGAAAACATCCAGCAGTTCTTCGGGGTTACGGGTGGGCAGACCGCCCTGTTCGTCAATCTGGCTTTGACATTCGCGAGCCAGCGCCTTGATCGCAGGTTCGGCCAGCGCTTCCATACCTTCCAGCGACAGGCCCGCGTAAATCAGGCCTGTCAGCGCCTCGAACCGTGGCAGGCCGGGTGCCGCTGATTGCCAGCGCTTCGACAAGAATCGCGTTTGTTGCGCCAGCGACAGATAGAACATATCGCTCTGCGCCTTGTCCTGCCCACGCAGCACGAACAGCGCATGGTTGATCCAACGGATCAGACGCCGCCCTGTCAGATCGGGTGTCCAGCCTGCGCCGGACCCCTTGCCAAAGCGCTCGATCCAACCCCACAGCCATTTCTGCGCTGCTTCGCGGGTGGCGATGTCTCCGACAGCGGCCAGATCATCCAGCCATGCAAAGCCGTGCAATTCATCGGCAAAGGCGGCGTCGGGCACCGTCAGATCCCACAAATCGACATCAGGGGCCGCAATCAGGTGGCCCGCAAACAGGTAATTGCCCGCTGATAACTGCCGCCCACGGGCAAAGCTGCCGATGGTTTTAGGTTCGGGAGAGGACACAAAAGCCGTTGCCGCCCGCGCACGCGTCGCCAGCCGGGCATGCAGCCGGTTCAGGAAGCGCGCTTTTCGCGCGGTGAACCCCAAGGGTTCAGACATGGGTATATCCCGTCATGGGGTCTGTCTCGCTGCCTCGTGCGCTCTTGCGGTGCGCTCTGATGGCGCTTGCAGCAGATGATAGCCCGTCCAAGGCCGCGAGTCACCGCTCTTTGCGCAGCACCGCGATGTAAAAGCCGTCCATGCCGCCAATGTCAGCCCAATAATCAGGTCGCAGGCGCAACCCGCCCTCTGCGGTGACCCATTCCGCGTCGATCCCCGGCACAGCCAGCGCGTCACGGTCCACGGACATATCGCCGTGCCGCTCCAGCGCTTCAATTACCTGCACTTCGCCCTCGTCAGGCAGCAGGCTGCATGTGCAATAAACCATGCGCCCACCCGCTTCGAGCAAGCCCCAAGCGTGGTCGATCATCCGTGCCTGAAGGTCGATCAGCCCGCCGAACTCGCTGCCGTCCTTGGCGTGGGGCAGATCGGGGTGCCGTCGGATCGTACCCGTGGCGGAACAGGGCGCATCCAGCAGGATTGCGGGCCAACTGCCCTGCAAGTCCAACACGTCACCGGCCTGCACCGTGGCAAACAGCCCGGTGCGCGTCAGGTTTTCGCGCAACCGGCCAAGGCGACTGTCCGAAATATCCACCGCTGTCACATCCGCGCCGGTCGCGGCCAGTTGCAGCGTTTTGCCACCCGGTGCCGCGCACAGGTCCAGCACACGCGTGCCGGATTGCGCCTGCAACAATCGCGCGGGGATGGCGGCGGCGGCGTCTTGCACCCACCAATCCCCCGCCTCGAAACCTGCCAGAGCAGACACCTGCCCCGCATCGGTCACACGCACCGATCCGGTCGTCAGAACTTTGCCGTTTACGGCCTGCGCCACAGCGTCGGCATCGCCCTTCACGCTCAAATCCAGCGGTGCGCCTGCGAAGTGGGCAGCTTCCATCGCCAACATCGCCTCGGCGC encodes:
- a CDS encoding heparinase II/III family protein — translated: MSEPLGFTARKARFLNRLHARLATRARAATAFVSSPEPKTIGSFARGRQLSAGNYLFAGHLIAAPDVDLWDLTVPDAAFADELHGFAWLDDLAAVGDIATREAAQKWLWGWIERFGKGSGAGWTPDLTGRRLIRWINHALFVLRGQDKAQSDMFYLSLAQQTRFLSKRWQSAAPGLPRFEALTGLIYAGLSLEGMEALAEPAIKALARECQSQIDEQGGLPTRNPEELLDVFTLLTWAAATLSEAGREAPAAHLDVIERVAPTLRTLRHSDGALARFHGGGRGQEGWLDHALAASGIKTRQPDGLSMGYARLSAGRTSVIVDASPPATGKASRNAHASTLAFELTSGRRPLIVNCGPGGSFGSEWRRAGRATPSHSTLVLDGYSSARLGDADRASANEILVDAPGSVPIEMSQVNDGIRFQGGHDGFVSTHGLTHARTLELTFDGRGMAGEDMLLALEDVDKRRFDRALDAGKLQGVPFAIRFHLHPEVDATLDLGGAAISMALKSGEIWVFRHDGNYELRLDPSVYLEKGRLKPRATQQIVLMGRTMQYATRIRWSLSKAQETAIGIRDLSRDELDMAE
- a CDS encoding RsmB/NOP family class I SAM-dependent RNA methyltransferase, yielding MADQSTQPAGNPQAGIPARRSAIAMLDQIQDEGRLMAELIGSGMLDRLDAPDRARAQRLASDTLRGLERADRVLKKHLNKVPPLTVLNALRLGTVELCNGGAAHGVVNDLVQIIGRHKRYGHLKGLVNAVLRKVAATGPEQWAALRVPRLPKWLRNPLADAWGAEAMLAMEAAHFAGAPLDLSVKGDADAVAQAVNGKVLTTGSVRVTDAGQVSALAGFEAGDWWVQDAAAAIPARLLQAQSGTRVLDLCAAPGGKTLQLAATGADVTAVDISDSRLGRLRENLTRTGLFATVQAGDVLDLQGSWPAILLDAPCSATGTIRRHPDLPHAKDGSEFGGLIDLQARMIDHAWGLLEAGGRMVYCTCSLLPDEGEVQVIEALERHGDMSVDRDALAVPGIDAEWVTAEGGLRLRPDYWADIGGMDGFYIAVLRKER